A genome region from Ottowia testudinis includes the following:
- a CDS encoding LysM peptidoglycan-binding domain-containing protein codes for MAFMISDAPFPRVAPPPPPPPPPPPRKQVHPAVRQPALHQGKPDAAPPERYVQHEVERGENLTEISRRYQTTVPMLEAANPQIKQADVIEIGQKINVPIGADYGREPTRKVVEPGQTLTDLARQHPDVSPQDIARANRHEIPNADRIHVGQEVWVPADRPATALEQKVKATDDAVAGVDRAQQAYNELPAGTNRAIRDEVHQGIQHAKDHLKTATQAELDLRVKASLPAGAPPTEADHASAGQQITERYQADPGATKKLDTALDGLKADRYRASPEGQAEAIVNQARHAGDAPQQMQALNNSLKTAKSEVREAVLNSAGGQQLTQDAARWATDPLAGGDVQKADDKARQEFNGAGPQVPGGTAMKRLEQLTRDLDPALAARLTSEAMPTVGQYVSNYQGQFGSQPLGPTGMANMLKVLDRGADTPAGKANIDSMAQRGLYDRDALRLHVSGGGSPAYAVALSQQPGIDSAGVLQQAYHGVAAYRTQITETARAYSGHMEELGWLVQNHGGSMTPQQLQKAIADYTQDKGPGWEAQGKDYQKQLATQGQTLQNQLTALAQLPPGTPGREDALVGAYNDPAVALALNTAWTQKPELLDGKSGDNLLAMLADPTVRGYAKLTDNGRKLIAQAGTTFVQSQIKQFKNIDPGDAASMARMNQAVARLESPAFAKYLGVKPEDLKNAVGELRKLAPQPGDTLETVQKRLQGYNDFLQSDKGLGKNIGLQLRDPKTGNFGLYEGKEGLKAFDKSTLAGQLLRGAGVALAGVGLASSTAVAWGDRSPDRIAKVLVDAAGLANKVTEFRIGTGALADEGAAKLIGGKVAGRVLGVVGSTFDFIAAGRAYADGDGVKGTLYAAGGVGGVMTALAAGGVWGGPVAWAGIALIGLSAAGLMAWDYHKQVSKHEFDNDHGVSTRFLQHAGQDASGHGGLSEAAARALNDQSGEGYSVMPMLNRYAELKGIRLDDLAQQRRFVDWLNQLSPSQLASMRDSMHHTLDKHDGDVSKIESTQPGDATWAPTTTTVVTMRGPIIIHHYPESVAQIDALLRSLHAPVL; via the coding sequence ATGGCATTCATGATCTCCGACGCGCCGTTTCCACGCGTTGCACCGCCGCCGCCACCACCGCCCCCGCCGCCGCCGCGCAAGCAGGTCCATCCTGCCGTGCGCCAGCCCGCGCTGCACCAGGGCAAGCCCGACGCAGCGCCGCCCGAGCGCTACGTGCAGCACGAGGTGGAGCGGGGCGAGAACCTGACCGAAATCTCGCGCCGCTACCAGACCACGGTGCCGATGCTCGAAGCGGCCAACCCGCAGATCAAGCAAGCCGACGTCATCGAGATCGGCCAGAAGATCAACGTGCCCATCGGCGCCGACTACGGCCGGGAGCCCACGCGCAAGGTGGTCGAACCTGGCCAGACGCTGACCGACTTGGCGCGTCAGCACCCCGACGTGTCGCCGCAGGACATCGCGCGCGCCAACCGCCACGAAATCCCCAATGCCGACCGCATTCACGTTGGCCAGGAAGTCTGGGTGCCGGCCGATCGCCCCGCCACGGCGCTGGAGCAGAAGGTCAAGGCCACCGACGATGCCGTGGCCGGCGTGGACCGCGCGCAGCAGGCCTACAACGAACTGCCCGCTGGCACCAATCGCGCGATTCGCGATGAAGTGCACCAGGGCATCCAGCATGCCAAGGACCACCTCAAGACCGCCACGCAGGCCGAGCTGGACCTGCGCGTCAAGGCCAGCCTGCCCGCGGGCGCCCCGCCCACCGAGGCCGACCACGCCAGCGCCGGCCAGCAGATCACCGAGCGCTATCAGGCCGACCCCGGCGCGACGAAAAAGCTCGACACCGCGCTGGACGGTCTGAAAGCCGACCGCTACCGCGCCAGCCCCGAGGGGCAGGCCGAAGCCATCGTCAATCAGGCGCGCCATGCCGGCGATGCGCCCCAGCAGATGCAGGCGTTGAACAACAGCCTGAAGACCGCCAAGTCCGAAGTGCGCGAAGCGGTGCTGAACAGCGCAGGCGGCCAACAGCTGACGCAGGACGCCGCGCGCTGGGCCACCGACCCTCTGGCCGGCGGCGACGTCCAAAAGGCCGACGACAAGGCGCGCCAGGAATTCAACGGCGCCGGCCCGCAGGTGCCGGGCGGCACGGCCATGAAGCGGCTGGAGCAGCTCACCCGAGACCTCGACCCGGCGCTGGCCGCGCGCTTGACCAGCGAAGCCATGCCCACCGTGGGCCAGTACGTCAGCAATTACCAGGGCCAGTTCGGCAGCCAGCCGCTGGGTCCCACGGGCATGGCCAACATGCTCAAGGTGCTCGACCGGGGTGCCGACACGCCCGCCGGCAAGGCCAACATCGACAGCATGGCCCAGCGCGGCCTCTACGATCGTGATGCGCTGCGCTTGCACGTGTCGGGCGGCGGCAGTCCGGCCTACGCCGTTGCACTGTCCCAGCAGCCGGGCATCGATTCCGCGGGCGTGTTGCAGCAGGCCTACCACGGCGTCGCCGCCTACCGCACCCAGATCACCGAGACCGCCCGGGCCTACAGCGGCCACATGGAAGAGCTGGGCTGGCTGGTGCAGAACCACGGCGGCTCGATGACGCCGCAACAGCTGCAAAAGGCCATCGCCGACTACACCCAGGACAAAGGCCCTGGGTGGGAGGCGCAGGGCAAGGATTACCAGAAACAGCTCGCCACCCAGGGCCAAACGCTGCAAAACCAGCTGACGGCCTTGGCCCAGTTGCCGCCGGGCACGCCGGGCCGCGAAGATGCGCTGGTGGGCGCCTACAACGACCCCGCGGTCGCGCTGGCGTTGAACACGGCGTGGACGCAAAAACCCGAGTTGCTCGATGGCAAATCGGGCGACAACCTGCTCGCCATGTTGGCCGACCCCACGGTGCGCGGCTACGCCAAGCTCACCGACAACGGCAGAAAGCTCATCGCCCAGGCTGGCACGACCTTCGTCCAGAGCCAGATCAAGCAGTTCAAGAACATCGATCCGGGCGACGCGGCCAGCATGGCGCGCATGAACCAGGCGGTGGCGCGCCTGGAAAGCCCGGCATTCGCCAAATACCTGGGCGTCAAGCCCGAGGATCTGAAAAACGCGGTGGGCGAACTGCGCAAGCTCGCCCCCCAGCCGGGCGACACGCTGGAGACCGTGCAGAAGCGCCTGCAGGGCTACAACGACTTCCTGCAGAGCGACAAGGGCCTGGGCAAGAACATCGGCCTGCAATTGCGCGACCCCAAGACGGGCAACTTCGGCCTGTACGAGGGCAAGGAAGGCCTCAAGGCGTTCGACAAATCCACCCTGGCTGGACAGTTGCTGCGCGGCGCTGGCGTGGCATTGGCCGGCGTCGGTCTGGCCAGTTCGACGGCGGTGGCTTGGGGCGACCGCTCGCCAGACCGAATCGCCAAGGTGCTGGTCGATGCCGCCGGCCTGGCCAACAAGGTGACCGAATTCCGAATCGGCACGGGCGCCCTGGCGGATGAGGGCGCGGCCAAGCTCATCGGCGGCAAAGTGGCCGGCCGTGTGCTGGGCGTGGTGGGCTCGACGTTCGACTTCATCGCCGCCGGTCGCGCGTATGCCGACGGTGATGGCGTCAAGGGCACGCTGTATGCGGCGGGCGGCGTGGGGGGCGTGATGACGGCGCTGGCCGCCGGCGGTGTCTGGGGTGGGCCGGTGGCGTGGGCTGGTATCGCGCTGATCGGGCTGTCGGCCGCGGGTCTGATGGCGTGGGACTACCACAAGCAGGTCAGCAAGCACGAATTCGACAATGACCACGGCGTGTCCACGCGTTTTCTTCAGCATGCGGGGCAGGACGCCAGCGGCCACGGCGGCCTGAGTGAAGCGGCCGCCCGTGCGCTGAACGACCAGAGCGGCGAAGGCTACAGCGTCATGCCGATGCTCAATCGCTATGCTGAGCTGAAAGGCATTCGGCTCGATGACCTGGCGCAGCAGCGCAGGTTTGTCGACTGGCTCAACCAGCTGTCGCCCAGCCAGCTGGCCAGCATGCGGGACAGCATGCACCACACGCTCGACAAGCACGATGGCGACGTCAGCAAGATCGAGTCGACCCAGCCCGGCGATGCGACTTGGGCGCCGACGACGACCACCGTGGTCACCATGCGCGGTCCGATCATCATCCACCACTATCCCGAATCGGTCGCGCAGATCGACGCCTTGCTGCGCAGCCTGCACGCACCCGTGCTGTAA
- a CDS encoding histidine phosphatase family protein: MVTPTLWLVRHAPVLAAPGLCYGATDLPADAAATRAAAEMLAATLPAQVIVVTSPLQRCELLALDLQALRPDLILRTDDRLREMDFGAWEGRAWASIPRAAFDAWLADFADAPPGEGGETVRALMARVGAAWDDWRASGTDALWVTHAGVMRAALLLARDVRLPAAAADWPADTLPFGEVRAVRVD, from the coding sequence ATGGTGACGCCCACGCTCTGGCTGGTGCGCCACGCGCCGGTGCTGGCCGCGCCCGGCTTGTGCTACGGCGCCACCGATCTGCCGGCAGACGCCGCGGCCACGCGCGCCGCGGCCGAAATGTTGGCCGCCACCTTGCCCGCGCAAGTCATCGTCGTCACTTCTCCGCTACAAAGATGTGAGCTGCTCGCGCTTGATTTGCAAGCGCTGCGGCCCGATTTGATCTTGAGAACCGACGATCGCCTGCGCGAGATGGACTTCGGCGCCTGGGAGGGCCGTGCCTGGGCCAGCATCCCGCGCGCCGCGTTCGACGCCTGGCTGGCCGATTTCGCCGATGCGCCGCCGGGCGAGGGCGGCGAGACGGTGCGCGCGCTGATGGCGCGCGTCGGCGCCGCGTGGGACGACTGGCGCGCCAGCGGCACCGACGCGCTGTGGGTCACCCATGCGGGCGTGATGCGCGCGGCGCTGCTGCTCGCGCGCGACGTGCGCCTGCCCGCCGCCGCCGCCGACTGGCCGGCCGACACGCTGCCCTTTGGCGAGGTGCGCGCGGTGCGGGTGGACTGA
- the cobT gene encoding nicotinate-nucleotide--dimethylbenzimidazole phosphoribosyltransferase — protein sequence MTNTLTPEFDLPIVGDLHDAPLAAALQHKIDRKTVPHGALGRLAALAQRLGLILGTTEPRLTQPQLVVFAADHGVAARGVSAYPSDVTWQMVGNFVAGGAAVSVLARQHGIAQTVVDCGVRHDFEPAPGLLVRKIGPGTADFSQGPAMSAAQCADALRNGIELVKQLPGNALLLGEMGIGNTSPASCLAARLGGIDVGEVTGAGTGLDSAGIARKTAVLREALAANAGAADPLAVLAALGGFEIATMVGSVLQASAERRVIVVDGFIASSAVLVACRLAPPVLQRCVFAHRSDERGHARLLQLLGAEPLLDMGLRVGEGSGAALAWPLLESACRILNEMASFESAGVSDKG from the coding sequence ATGACCAACACCTTGACTCCTGAATTCGACCTGCCCATTGTGGGTGACCTGCACGACGCGCCGCTGGCCGCCGCGCTGCAACACAAGATCGACCGCAAGACCGTGCCGCACGGCGCGCTGGGGCGGCTGGCCGCGCTGGCGCAGCGGCTGGGGCTGATTCTGGGCACCACCGAGCCGCGCCTGACGCAGCCGCAACTGGTGGTGTTCGCCGCCGATCACGGCGTGGCCGCGCGCGGTGTGTCGGCCTACCCGAGCGACGTCACCTGGCAGATGGTGGGCAACTTCGTGGCCGGCGGCGCGGCGGTGAGCGTGCTGGCGCGCCAGCACGGCATCGCGCAGACGGTGGTCGACTGCGGCGTGCGGCACGACTTCGAGCCGGCGCCCGGCCTGCTGGTGCGCAAGATCGGCCCTGGCACGGCGGACTTCAGCCAAGGCCCGGCCATGAGCGCCGCGCAGTGTGCCGACGCGCTGCGCAACGGCATCGAGCTGGTTAAGCAGCTGCCCGGCAACGCGCTGCTGCTGGGCGAAATGGGCATTGGCAACACCTCGCCGGCCAGCTGCCTGGCCGCGCGCCTGGGCGGCATCGACGTGGGCGAGGTCACCGGTGCCGGCACCGGACTGGACTCGGCGGGCATCGCCCGCAAGACGGCCGTGTTGCGCGAGGCGCTGGCCGCCAACGCCGGCGCCGCCGATCCGCTGGCTGTGCTGGCCGCGCTGGGCGGCTTCGAGATCGCCACCATGGTGGGCAGCGTGCTGCAAGCTTCAGCCGAGCGGCGCGTGATCGTGGTGGACGGCTTCATCGCCAGCAGCGCGGTGCTGGTGGCCTGCCGGTTGGCGCCGCCCGTGCTGCAGCGCTGCGTGTTCGCCCACCGCTCGGACGAGCGCGGCCACGCGCGGCTGCTGCAGCTGCTGGGCGCCGAGCCGCTGCTGGACATGGGCCTGCGCGTGGGCGAGGGCAGCGGCGCGGCGCTGGCTTGGCCGCTGCTCGAATCGGCCTGCCGCATCCTCAACGAGATGGCGAGCTTTGAATCGGCGGGGGTTTCGGACAAGGGGTGA
- a CDS encoding class I SAM-dependent methyltransferase — MVMVHAAAQKGFTNQAGAYARGRPEYPAALDGWLRDALRLGPGRHAVDVGAGTGKFAPRLLVTGAGVVAVEPVDAMRARITPHARLRVQPGTAEATGLTTASQDAIVCAQAFHWFSSRAALDEFARVLKPGGRLGLVWNVRDESVDWVTELTRIVSPHEGDAPRFWKQNWREAFPHPAFGPLHETVFEHEHVGPPAQVIVDRFMSVSFIAALPAGEQAVVRAQIENLIATHPALRGRATVRLPYQTLAFVCVRH; from the coding sequence TTGGTCATGGTGCACGCTGCCGCGCAAAAAGGTTTTACAAATCAAGCCGGCGCCTACGCGCGAGGGCGCCCCGAGTATCCGGCCGCGCTGGACGGCTGGCTGCGCGATGCGCTGCGGCTGGGGCCCGGCCGGCACGCGGTGGACGTGGGCGCAGGCACCGGCAAGTTCGCGCCGCGGCTGCTGGTCACGGGTGCCGGCGTGGTGGCGGTGGAGCCGGTCGATGCCATGCGCGCGCGCATCACGCCGCACGCGCGTCTGCGCGTGCAGCCCGGTACGGCCGAGGCGACCGGGCTCACCACCGCGTCGCAAGACGCCATCGTTTGCGCGCAGGCGTTTCACTGGTTCAGCAGCCGCGCCGCGCTGGACGAATTCGCGCGCGTGCTCAAGCCCGGCGGGCGGCTGGGCCTGGTGTGGAACGTGCGCGATGAGTCGGTCGATTGGGTGACCGAGTTGACCCGCATCGTTTCGCCCCACGAGGGCGACGCGCCACGCTTCTGGAAGCAGAACTGGCGCGAGGCGTTTCCGCACCCGGCCTTCGGGCCGCTGCACGAGACGGTGTTCGAGCATGAACACGTGGGCCCGCCCGCGCAAGTCATCGTCGACCGCTTCATGTCGGTCAGCTTCATCGCCGCGCTGCCAGCAGGCGAACAGGCCGTGGTACGCGCGCAGATCGAGAACCTGATCGCCACCCACCCCGCGCTGCGCGGGCGCGCCACGGTGCGCCTGCCTTACCAGACGCTGGCGTTCGTCTGCGTGCGTCACTGA
- the bioB gene encoding biotin synthase BioB: protein MIQSPVAFHPPHSQRAANPAPERWSVEQIEALLNQPFNDLLWQAQQVHRQYFDANEVELATLLSVKTGGCPEDCGYCPQSVHYDTGVKAEKLMESGAVKKAAEAAKAAGATRFCMGAAWRAPKDRDIEAVAELVRTVKDVGLEACVTLGMLADGQAERLKQAGLDYYNHNLDCAPDFYGEVISTRDYQDRLDTLDRVRGAGVKVCSGGIVGMGESRRQRAGLIAQLANLPDVPESVPINHLVKVEGTPLAEQPDLDPFEFIRMIAAARITMPTARVRLSAGRQQMGEAVQALCFLAGANSIFYGEKLLVTGNPDVAADRELLQRLGMRAQAGVPGVEAFEKI from the coding sequence TTGATTCAATCGCCTGTGGCGTTTCATCCCCCGCATTCCCAGCGGGCTGCCAACCCAGCGCCCGAGCGCTGGTCCGTTGAGCAAATCGAAGCGCTCCTCAACCAGCCCTTCAACGACTTGCTTTGGCAGGCGCAGCAGGTGCACCGCCAGTATTTCGACGCCAACGAAGTCGAACTGGCCACGCTGCTGTCCGTCAAGACCGGCGGCTGCCCCGAGGACTGCGGCTATTGCCCGCAATCGGTGCACTACGACACCGGCGTGAAGGCCGAGAAGCTGATGGAAAGCGGCGCGGTGAAAAAAGCCGCCGAAGCCGCCAAGGCCGCCGGCGCCACGCGCTTTTGCATGGGCGCCGCCTGGCGCGCGCCCAAAGACCGCGACATCGAGGCCGTGGCCGAACTGGTGCGCACCGTCAAGGATGTGGGCCTGGAAGCCTGCGTCACCCTGGGCATGCTGGCCGACGGCCAAGCCGAACGGCTGAAGCAGGCGGGGCTGGATTACTACAACCACAACCTCGACTGCGCGCCCGACTTCTATGGCGAAGTGATCAGCACGCGCGACTACCAGGACCGCTTGGACACGCTGGACAGGGTGCGCGGCGCGGGCGTCAAGGTGTGTTCGGGCGGCATCGTCGGCATGGGCGAATCGCGCCGCCAGCGCGCCGGCCTGATCGCGCAACTGGCCAACCTGCCCGATGTGCCTGAGAGCGTGCCCATCAACCACCTGGTCAAGGTCGAAGGCACGCCGCTGGCCGAGCAGCCCGATCTGGACCCGTTCGAGTTCATCCGCATGATCGCCGCCGCGCGCATCACCATGCCCACCGCGCGCGTGCGCCTGTCGGCCGGGCGCCAGCAGATGGGCGAAGCGGTGCAAGCGCTGTGCTTTCTGGCCGGCGCCAACAGCATCTTCTACGGCGAGAAGCTGCTGGTCACCGGCAACCCCGACGTGGCGGCCGATCGCGAGCTGCTGCAACGCCTGGGAATGCGTGCACAGGCCGGGGTACCCGGCGTCGAGGCGTTCGAGAAAATCTAA
- a CDS encoding aminotransferase class I/II-fold pyridoxal phosphate-dependent enzyme, which yields MNIEVTHGGPDALGVPLHDLSANANACGPYPPAQRALQAADARHYPDPAYTALTVQLAAWHGVAPARIVMAASGSEFIQRLSTALALLAGPGAAVWLPAHAYGDYARAAQAAGLRRVDGASQAALLWACEPSSPLGQPQAGLAAQVAALDGGQTLVLDQAYEPLRLSGAPSLDAAALERVWRLVTPNKALGLTGVRAAYAIAPRDANAALLARVRALAPSWPIGAHGVALLEHWATVPAHGWLAVCRDTLRVWKARQIGLLQAAGWRVMPGDANFLVAARADWESAGSQFDLQNQLRGWRAQGIKLRDCASFGLPGRVRMAVAAPEVQDLLRAALALPPARPVTRAADNARF from the coding sequence ATGAATATTGAAGTAACCCACGGCGGCCCCGACGCACTGGGCGTGCCTTTGCACGATTTGTCGGCCAACGCCAACGCCTGCGGCCCCTACCCGCCCGCGCAGCGTGCCCTGCAAGCGGCCGATGCGCGGCATTACCCCGACCCGGCCTACACCGCGCTCACCGTGCAACTGGCGGCGTGGCACGGCGTGGCGCCAGCGCGCATCGTCATGGCCGCCAGCGGCAGCGAATTCATCCAGCGCCTCAGCACGGCGCTGGCTTTGCTGGCGGGGCCCGGCGCGGCGGTGTGGCTGCCGGCGCACGCCTATGGCGACTACGCGCGCGCGGCGCAGGCGGCGGGCTTGCGCCGCGTGGACGGTGCCTCGCAAGCGGCGCTGCTGTGGGCCTGCGAACCGTCCAGCCCGCTGGGCCAGCCACAGGCGGGGCTGGCCGCGCAGGTGGCGGCGCTGGACGGCGGGCAAACGCTGGTGCTTGATCAAGCCTACGAGCCGCTGCGCCTGTCCGGCGCGCCATCGCTCGACGCGGCCGCGCTGGAGCGCGTGTGGCGTCTCGTCACGCCCAACAAGGCGCTGGGCCTGACCGGCGTGCGCGCCGCCTATGCCATTGCCCCGCGCGATGCCAACGCCGCGCTGCTGGCGCGCGTGCGGGCGCTGGCCCCTTCGTGGCCGATCGGCGCGCATGGCGTGGCGCTGCTTGAACACTGGGCCACGGTGCCCGCCCACGGCTGGCTGGCCGTCTGCCGCGACACGCTGCGGGTGTGGAAGGCGCGGCAGATCGGTCTGCTGCAAGCCGCCGGCTGGCGCGTGATGCCCGGAGATGCTAACTTTTTGGTAGCTGCTCGCGCTGATTGGGAAAGCGCTGGCAGCCAATTTGACCTGCAAAACCAGCTGCGCGGCTGGCGCGCCCAGGGCATCAAACTGCGCGACTGCGCCAGCTTTGGCTTGCCCGGCCGCGTGCGCATGGCGGTGGCCGCGCCCGAGGTGCAAGACCTGCTGCGGGCGGCGCTGGCGCTCCCGCCCGCCCGCCCTGTCACGCGCGCTGCCGATAATGCCCGGTTCTGA
- the cbiB gene encoding adenosylcobinamide-phosphate synthase CbiB, with protein sequence MWWLPPDLNAAVLLACAPALAIAIDRLLGEPALRWHPVAWMGRWLAWAGERLAPRVGEPRVLPDSRVFGFAALSWCAAAAAVFAVTWIFQDWVLTQPSWLAALALGLFLKPLLAWAMLHDEVLAVERALTESLDAGRAQLARLVSRDVSELSAHQVRESAIESLAENLNDSVVAPLFWFVLLGLPGAALFRFANTADAMWGYPGERGGRDWQWAGKWAARADDVLGWVPARITAALIALPAGHAAGPGRLPGEAARTPSPNGGWPMAAMALVLGVQLRKPGVYTLNPEGRTPEAADVLRACAIGSRTVLLATLLAYAALLGLLA encoded by the coding sequence ATGTGGTGGCTGCCCCCCGACCTGAACGCCGCCGTGCTGCTGGCCTGCGCCCCCGCACTGGCCATCGCCATCGACCGCTTGCTGGGCGAACCGGCGCTGCGCTGGCACCCGGTGGCCTGGATGGGCCGCTGGCTGGCCTGGGCCGGCGAGCGCCTGGCGCCGCGCGTGGGGGAGCCGCGGGTGCTGCCGGATTCGCGGGTTTTTGGGTTCGCGGCGCTGTCCTGGTGCGCGGCGGCGGCGGCTGTATTCGCCGTGACCTGGATTTTTCAGGATTGGGTGCTGACACAGCCCAGCTGGCTGGCGGCGCTGGCGCTGGGCTTGTTCTTGAAGCCGCTGCTGGCCTGGGCCATGCTGCACGACGAGGTGCTGGCGGTCGAGCGCGCGCTGACCGAATCGCTGGATGCCGGCCGTGCCCAGCTGGCGCGGCTGGTCAGCCGCGACGTAAGCGAGCTGTCGGCGCATCAGGTGCGCGAAAGCGCCATCGAGAGCCTGGCCGAGAACCTGAACGACTCGGTGGTGGCGCCGCTGTTCTGGTTCGTGCTGCTGGGGCTGCCGGGCGCGGCGCTGTTCCGCTTTGCCAACACGGCCGACGCCATGTGGGGCTATCCCGGCGAGCGCGGCGGCCGCGATTGGCAATGGGCCGGCAAATGGGCGGCGCGCGCCGACGACGTGCTGGGCTGGGTGCCGGCGCGCATCACGGCGGCGCTGATCGCGCTGCCAGCGGGCCACGCGGCCGGGCCGGGCCGCCTGCCTGGCGAAGCGGCGCGCACGCCATCGCCCAACGGCGGCTGGCCGATGGCGGCGATGGCGCTGGTGCTGGGCGTGCAGCTGCGCAAGCCGGGCGTGTACACCCTCAACCCCGAAGGCCGCACGCCCGAGGCGGCCGATGTGCTGCGCGCCTGCGCCATCGGTTCGCGCACCGTGTTGCTGGCCACGCTGCTGGCGTACGCGGCGCTGCTGGGCCTGCTGGCGTGA
- a CDS encoding alpha-ketoglutarate-dependent dioxygenase AlkB codes for MLFADEPIALVRDAEGGIGYHPGVVADDVAAAWFDALLPSVPWRSEERPMYDRIVAVPRLMASVALSDPSRPPCIDAALRAVCAVAPAPYTRVGLNLYRGAGDSVAMHNDRVHGLAPGQPIAILSLGAARDMLIRAKPGGPSRRVRLESGSVLVMSHASQHTHEHGIPKTSQPAGARISVAFRVRLPCT; via the coding sequence ATGCTGTTCGCCGATGAGCCCATCGCACTGGTGCGCGACGCCGAGGGCGGCATCGGTTACCACCCCGGCGTGGTGGCCGATGACGTGGCCGCGGCGTGGTTCGATGCCTTGCTGCCAAGCGTGCCCTGGCGCAGCGAGGAGCGTCCCATGTACGACCGCATCGTCGCCGTGCCGCGCCTGATGGCCAGCGTGGCGCTGAGCGATCCCAGCCGGCCGCCCTGCATCGACGCCGCGCTGCGAGCGGTGTGCGCGGTGGCGCCGGCGCCGTACACGCGGGTCGGCCTCAACCTGTACCGCGGTGCTGGCGACAGCGTGGCCATGCACAACGACCGCGTGCACGGCCTGGCGCCGGGCCAGCCCATCGCCATCCTCTCGCTCGGCGCCGCGCGCGACATGCTGATCCGCGCCAAGCCGGGCGGCCCCAGCCGGCGCGTGCGGCTCGAATCCGGCAGCGTGCTGGTGATGAGCCACGCCAGCCAGCACACGCACGAGCACGGCATCCCCAAAACCAGCCAGCCCGCCGGCGCGCGCATCAGCGTGGCCTTTCGGGTGCGCCTGCCCTGCACCTGA
- a CDS encoding adenosylcobinamide-GDP ribazoletransferase, with protein MNLSRTLRHFLLALQFFTRIPITGRLAAWVGYSPAMLRAIAGHFPGVVWVVGAVAAGVLAAALYLLPPGPLGALVAAGLAAAATVWLTGAFHEDGLADTADGLGGGAPRERALAIMKDSRIGSYGTAALLLALGLKVALTALLAERGAGVAALAVWGTHVLSRAAPLDVMWGLPYAGEADGSKAKPLADAISLGGILTGIAWALPALGLLWWALGWRPTLAAMALWMLALGHMRRLLRRRLQGFTGDTLGATQQVCELALLLGLALAW; from the coding sequence ATGAATCTATCGCGGACCCTGCGCCACTTCCTGCTCGCCCTGCAGTTCTTCACCCGCATCCCCATCACCGGCCGGCTGGCGGCGTGGGTGGGCTACAGCCCGGCCATGCTGCGCGCGATCGCGGGGCATTTTCCCGGCGTGGTCTGGGTGGTGGGCGCGGTGGCGGCGGGGGTGCTTGCGGCAGCGCTGTATCTGCTGCCGCCGGGGCCGCTGGGCGCGCTGGTGGCGGCCGGGCTGGCGGCCGCGGCCACCGTGTGGCTGACCGGCGCCTTCCATGAAGACGGCCTGGCCGACACCGCCGACGGCCTGGGCGGCGGTGCCCCGCGCGAGCGCGCGCTGGCCATCATGAAGGATTCGCGCATCGGCAGCTACGGCACCGCCGCGCTGCTGTTGGCGCTGGGGCTGAAGGTGGCGCTGACGGCGCTGCTGGCCGAGCGCGGCGCCGGCGTGGCCGCGCTGGCTGTGTGGGGCACGCACGTGCTGTCGCGCGCCGCGCCGCTGGATGTGATGTGGGGCTTGCCCTACGCGGGCGAGGCCGATGGCAGCAAAGCCAAGCCGCTGGCCGATGCGATTTCGCTGGGCGGCATCCTGACGGGTATCGCCTGGGCGCTGCCCGCGCTGGGGCTGCTGTGGTGGGCGCTGGGTTGGCGGCCCACGTTGGCCGCCATGGCGCTGTGGATGCTGGCGCTGGGGCACATGCGGCGCCTGCTGCGCCGCCGTCTGCAGGGCTTCACCGGCGACACGCTGGGCGCCACCCAGCAGGTGTGCGAGCTGGCGCTGCTGCTGGGGCTCGCGCTGGCATGGTGA